ACAACAACTTTGATTTAGTGTGCCATTTAGGTGCTGGGATTTCTGAAATATCACAAAAACAGACTGGCgtaaattaaaggaatagttcacctaataatgaaaattctgtcatcatttgcatACCCTCATATATGGAGGCCCTACATGACCATGGTGAAAAATATGAGATGAGAGGAAAAActatatttcaaaacatttgcattcccCAAAGAAACTTGGTGTTCTCTCCCATAAAACATTTGTGTTCAATTGACTCTTTGCAAAGACCCCCcacttagttactgttgctacgtCCGACAAGCCATGCTGCTCTCACGCCACgcatcatgttctcacgcagtgaaaaatacatcatggAGCAAAGTGGACACTGACAATGCGCCAACAGACatgacagagcaggttacttttggtatgaaacaaagtatcagctttcaaattttgtcattttttaagaaattcaaacaataaatacggttttgtggctctttaatgtgatgtgacagatcgctgtagcgcctcagttcaagcggcacataaactgatcatctcttcctctttactagttattgcgtgaaataaacatgaatgaacatcagaaggtatcttgtttcaatGCGGAAAAACGTCAATAATGTACACAGAATTTTTCGAGTCCACAGACATTAACCAACTTCTCCTGTCTGGATTGTTTGTTGGACAAAATGGCACATTTGGCATTATGATTGTTCACATTGCCTGTCAATCTGCGTTCCtctgagaaactttgcattctcCTGCAAAACATTTGTCTTCTCTtgcaaaatatttgtgttttgcaaaacaaGAGTTCAAGGTAAGATAgctgggggtgggggtggggggttaTGGGTTGCCACTAACCTGGAAAACTTTGGCAAATCCACTAGTTATCTTGTAAACACAATTTTGCTTGTAGgcagactgaaaaaaaaaacactacatgTCTTTACTCCCAGAAGGTGCCAGCCAATCATATTACAGCCGGCTCGACCGAGTAAGTGCTTTCCAGTTTTTGTGCAATATGTATCAGACGGTCAGGGAAGGGACTTGGTCCTCAGGCGTGCCATTTGATGAGACTAGGGCAGCCCTGCGACACCGCTGTCAGATGAAGAGCGTCCCACAGACATCACTCACTGGTGGCATGTGTAGTGAAGATGAAACGCAGAGTCAGCGGACACACAACAAAGCCCAGATCATAGCAGAGTAATGGCCAGAGTAAAGCACCTGGAGTCAAAACACTTATGAGACAGAGAAAAGCAGCTCTTCGCATATGAAAATCTGAATGATGAAGTAATAAAGCAGCTTTATGAGCTCATGATGTAGGCGTTTTCGAGTGGATATGGTACTCGCTGCTCTGGTACTGAACTGAACACAGAACAGCGGTAAAGATCTCTGCTGATAATGATGCAGAACAGTAATGCCTTGAGGATGTCAGAACAGATGGTGTTCCGTTGGCTGCAGAGTAGCGCTCTGTCAAACGTATACACCAACATCAAACGTATGACGACACAAACACACTTGTCTGTTCACATTATGCATGGTCTCATTGATAATCATAGGTGTTTTGTCCAAAATATATGGTTCTAGCATCcatacattactgttcaaaggtttggtgtttgggctgcatttatttgatcaaaaagatgatattgtgaaataataaaaataacagttttctcttttaatatattttaaaatgtactttattcctgtgatggcaagctgaattttcagcatcattactccagttttcagtgtcacatgatccttcagatatcattctaatatgctgatttggtattATAttatcagttgtgctgcttagcATTTTTGTCAtgacaattttctttttaatgaatagaaagtttagtagaacattatttgaaatagaaatcttttgtaacattataaatgtctttactgtcacttttcatcaatttaatgcatcctcacTGAATAAAGTACacgtattatttatatatttgcatggACCCTGAAACGtaagcattttatatataaaaaaattgggTCGTacaaatattatgaataaatgtagttaataaaatattgaattcatagattcattaaaattttttaaagccatcatatttatttaacacatttaccacattttttcattctgttctgtgtgattacataattttagctaacttaaaaatgttgaaatgaaaggaaattctgtcatcacttaTTTACTATGTAATAGTATTTTAACtatgtaaatttaattaattaattaatttttaattatttataatttgtagtttaatttataattataattactataaattatagtataatttatcattttagttatttatatatttatttgtatatctaaattaatttattattagtttttgttaatttatttatgcaaaaaGTTATTCATTTTGTAGATTTTGTGTTTGTTACACATCAGCATTtaacaaaatgtaatatatgaaCATCAAATACTAAGATCAGGAAGCTAACAGGAAGATAACACTCATTGCTGGGTTTATCGGCATGCAAACTGCCAACCCCTAAAAAAgggtttttaaatatattaattctctgtttttgaaaaaaaaaaaaagaaatgatgaTGGTCAAAACAGTTTCCTGTTCCAGAAATTCCTCTTTGTAAAATTCCACTAGATGATAAAAACACAAGTCCTGGTATTGGGCCTTTATCTGTGTTTTAACATTCAATATAACCATCCTCTCTTAAACACTGTCGTGTGGGCCATTATCCTTATTGTAACTCATTGAGCAAAATGGATCTGCTCACCAGATGAGAGCATTTTCTTAAGGGTAAAGTTGGGTTAACAAGGCCTTGATGCCGTTTGTGATTCTCGGGTGAGGATTCCTGCCATTGCCTATTTGCGTATGCTTTTAGCACTCAGTTCACTTAAGCCAAGGAATTATGCTAATCAGATAATGATGCAAACACAGCCCGAAAATAGTGCTGATAGCAATTTGCACTGGACTATTCTCCAGGTTACAGGATGGTTCTGAACTGTAGGATGCCAGTGCTAATAAgacttataaaataataatttaattaaactttttaataaattaaaaatattttatatcttacaacaaagaatgtgtaaataatggaaaaatattttaattcgtTAGTATGTTTGGAATTCTTTGGGATGAATAAAATTGTGCTGCCACGCTTGAATATACAATacagatcattttaaaatgattgtaCCTTGTACAATAAAACTTGTTTAGTGAGATATAGAGCTGTTGGCTCAGTTTGACTTACAGCTGAAGTGCTTCTCATCTTTAATCCTGTTAATTCAGAAGGCTGTGAAATAGCTTCAGCTCTTTTGCATTACTAGCGTTTATCCTTTGTGCACCTCtgtcagtgttgccagatctcACAGGAAACATGGAATCATTCTTCCCATGAAAGCCTTCCCAAAACATGGCCAAATTGGCTAAATACATTTGCCCTTTCAGGAGGGAATTGcttaatatgatttattttagcatttagtTATAGAATAAGTTGATTTTTACAATTCAGGTACCCTCTATaaatagagattttttttttttttaatttgtaacacTGCAGAACAACTTTAATAACGTGTTGACCTTGTTTCTTAGTTATATCCTTTACCATGTGCCAGACAGCTGTGTAATGATGCAAGTAATGTCTTTTCCGTATACAACTGGATCTGTAAATCAGCTTTTAAATTGTAAGTGCAAAAAATATGCATGATCTGAGTTCCCATACTTTTAAATGACTTAATAAAATACAAGCCCAAAGTTGCTTAATAAGCAAACATGTCAACACAGCGCAAGGATAGGACGTAAACAGTGCCATCTAATGGTGACCAGACACAACTGGTCACAGTGGCACAGTGGATCTATATAGCAACAGTCCAATCTTGGCTAATAtttttgtctgtgcatgtgtgttttgtgttttagagATAGTGAGAGCCATGACACATGTCATTAACCATGGCATGTCCATGTACTGGGGCACGTCACGCTGGTCAGCGATGGAGATCATGGTGAGTATAGAGAGGAAAAACTTCTGTGCACTTTTCCTTAATGCTTCCTTTTGTTATTTAAGTCAGTCCTgatgaaatattaaaactaatttttttttttttcaaatgaaaaggATATTTTGATATACTATGAGATTTCCATCTGTAttttcttgtcttgttttccagtatctaaacacattttaaagtaGAGAAAATTGCATTAGATTTTAGGGCTCTTAAATAGAGAATTTATCAATTTATcgatatattattatattcttttataatataatttttttcattattgtggattaagaaaattaaattaaattaaataagaagttttaaggatgtttagatatatttaatagacaacaacacaaaaaactCAATGTGTGTTTACAAcacgaattccggaaatgttgggacgttttttaaatttgaataaaatgaaaactaaaagactttcaaatcacatgagccaatattttaatcacaatagaacatagggaacataaatgtttaaacagagaaattttaaatttttatccactaaatgagctcatttcaaatttgatgcctgctacaggtctcaaaaaagttggcacgggggcaacaaaaggctgaaaaagcaagaaattttgctgggagaacatctagcaactaattaagttaattgacatcaggtctgtaacataaaaggAATGTCttagaggcagagtctctcagaagtaaagatgggcagaggctctccaatctgtgaaagagtgtgtaaaaagattgtggaatactttaaaaacaacgttcctcaacgtcaaattgcaaaggctttgcaaatctcatcatctacagtgcataacatcatcaaaagtttcagagaaactggagaaatctctgtgcgtaagggccaaggctcatttaaaatggactgtttcaaagtggaacagtgttctatggtcagacgagtccaaatttgacattcttgttggaaatcacagacgccgtgtcctccaggCTGAaaaggagggagaccttccagcgtgttatcagcattcagttcaaaagccagcatctctgattgTATGGGGGTGCATCAGTGCagacggtatgggcagcttgcatgtttttgaaggcactatgaatgctgaaaggtatataaaggttttagagcaacatatgctcccctccagacgacgtgtatttcagcaggacaatgcaaaaccacatactgcagctattacaacagcgtggcttcgtagtagaagagtccgggtgctgaattggcctgccatgctacaccatggtaaacatgcccccatcccaactattttgagacctgtagcaggcatcaaatttgaaatgagctcatttgtgcataaaattgtaaaatttctcggtttaaacatttgttatgttatctatgttctattgtgaataaaatattggttcatgtgatttgaaagtcttttattttttattttattcaaatttaaaaacgtcccaacatttccggaattcaggttgtacaTCTTTATTCATGAACtatattaaaatcattattttctaatttttGCCATCTCTTTCTCCCCATGTAGGAGGCATATTCTGTAGCGAGGCAGTTTAATCTGATTCCTCCTGTGTGTGAACaggcgaatatcatttattccaGAGGGATAAAGTGGAAATGCAGTTGCCAGAGCTTTACCATAAGATtggtaaaaacaaacacatattgTATatacacatgaacacacataattaaaatatgatctCTGAAACAGCTTAAAAACACAGTCATGCACCGCAGGTGTTGGAGTGGTTTCCTGGTCTCCTCTAGCCTGTGGCATCATCACAGGGAAATATGAAAACGGCATCCCAGAATCCTCCAGGGCCTCTTTGAAGGTactttaaaggagtagttcagtcaaaaatgaaaatgtactcgccctcaggccatccaaggtATAGATGAGTTGATTTCTTCATTAGAATAGATTTggggaaatttagcattacatcacttgctcaccagttaatcctctgcagtgaatgggtgccaacattaacataacaataatcaacaagtaatccacaaaactccagtccatcaattaacatcttgtgaagcgaaaagctcagtgtttgtaagaaacatatccatcaagtcattttaaatttaaatagttgcttctggccaatcagctgtttggactctcattctgatggcacccattccctgcagagcatccattgatgaacaagtaatgtaatgctaaaatgttcatttttgcgtgaactgttcctttaatactGACTGTCATAACAGACACATCATTTCCTCAAGATGTAAGGATTGATATCTGTTGATTAAACTGATATTTATCCAACTGAAATAGTGCCAGATTTCTGTACAAAAACAGCTATACTCAACAGGAGAACAAAGCTGAGTTGAATAGGACAGTCTGACACTGAATGAAGTGATTGAGGAGCTCATATAGTTCATAGATTACACGTTCAGCTAGTATACAGCGATGTCAGGGcaggtttgctgtgcttgtctcactctctcgctttctctctttctctctctgcagtCATACCAGTGGCTGAAGGAGAAGATTCTGAGCGAGGATGGCAGAAAGCAACAGGCAAAGCTTAAGGAATTGACCCATATAGCTGAGAGGCTCAGCTGTACCCTGCCACAACTTGCCATCGGTAGGTCAAAAGAACTTTTTCACATGAACTGTCACAAAGTGACATTTCTGTCAGTAAAATACTGAATTTCTGCTTTTATGCACATTTCCTGACTGAGAAACAAACCTTGACATTAATCCACAGGGCTTTGAAGTCACCAAATCTgagagttaaaaaaaatgacatacaATTACTTacttaatgaaaaacaaatctgGCATTTTTTAGCTGGAAGCATTTTTATGATATGGAAAACCTTGATGGTGactcttttttcagttttattatgtgttttaataaatgtgGTGGGGTAATATTCTAttcaaaaattattctttattGAAATGTAAGAAatagtaattatttttattttgtttatttattattgtagttttatttttattaataataataataataataataataaatatttattaaaaatatgttcatattatgtttttaattaatttaatttattgtgtacattttgtttatttatttattaataataataataatacatcttatgaaaatcatatttatacaaacaaaatgattttcataagatgtatttatttaatattaataataataataatacatcttattaaaatcattttgtttgtataaatagtttttaataaattttttgtgtattttctttTCGATGTAAACAGTTTgatgaacaaaaaaatattttgtaaaaaaaaaaaaaaaaagcctgtactgttaaaaaaaaccctgtagaaacagtacagtacagtactgTTATTACAGTAGCATTTGACTGCAGCACCTGTTCAGAATCCTACCAGCTCATTTGAGATTCCCATGATTCACTGGCTTGAAACTTTCATACATCTAGGAATAAATGACAGATTCCTCATGAATCTATTCTCTGTGTTCCTCTGTAGCCTGGTGCCTCCGTAATGAAGGAGTGAGTTCTGTTCTCCTGGGGACCTCCAACCCTGCACAGCTCACTGAGAACCTGGGGGCGATACAGGCAAGAGATTTATCAAAACATCTCCAACACACTCGCACACTGTGGAATCACTGCCATCCCACAAACTCTGGTGGCCTGCTACTATGGCTCTGTGCTTTTATCTCTTAACACCTATCTTCTGAATCTCACATggttcatttacatttaaaacatcaaaaacGGGATATTGCttgatgttatttttatgtgCTAAGGCAAAATTTCACACACTGATAAGAGATCCAACTAAACCAGCTTCAGATGAAGATGGTTTTGCGTAGTTTCTAGCTTGACAAAATGGTTGGACTAGCATTTAGACATAGTCTTTCTCAACCAGGGAGCCAGGGCCCACTAGGGGGCCCTCAGAAAACTTCTAAGGGGGCTTCAAGATGACTTAAAACTATTTAGATTaaacaagcattaaaataagctaaaacaaccgaaaattaagataattttaattcatccaatgtgttttagtaattagaTCTACATTCTCACTGACAGGTTCTTCCAAAGATCACCGCTCAAGTGGCCTCGGACATCGACAAAATCCTGGGTAACCGTCCCCACAGTAAGAAGGACTACCATCACTAGGCCTTTCTGTGAACCTGTAAGCCTTGAGACTCAGGATCCCGTGCCAGCCCTCTTGTGTCGGGCGGGTGTCCACAGTGTGTGATTCCCACcattgtgtgtctgtgtcaaCTTCTCCTGCAGAGAGCCATTGTTACTGTTACAGTAGAAATGCTAAAGTGTTATGCATGCTTCTGTTCGACCTATACCTGAGCTCAACCTCGCATTAAGATCTCTGTGGAGACACACCTGCCTGTGAAGCACAGAAGCTCCTGGACTCCCTCGTCTGTGGGGTTTTGTATTCAGCTGTCATAACCCATATGTGCCAAAGTGAACATGGTCTTGACCCTTGACCTCCGGACATCCATTCTGAA
This portion of the Onychostoma macrolepis isolate SWU-2019 chromosome 02, ASM1243209v1, whole genome shotgun sequence genome encodes:
- the kcnab1b gene encoding LOW QUALITY PROTEIN: voltage-gated potassium channel subunit beta-1 (The sequence of the model RefSeq protein was modified relative to this genomic sequence to represent the inferred CDS: inserted 1 base in 1 codon); protein product: MQVSFACTDHGLKAPRTSEPNKQNTSSPNTASAARARFRTVALIARSLGSFTHRHHISLKESTGKLTGMKYRNLGKSGLRVSCLGLGTWVTFGGQISDEVAEQLMTIAYENGVNLFDTAEVYSAGKAEIILGNIIKKKCWRRSSLVITTKLYWGGKAETERGLSRKHIIEGLKGSLQRLQLEYVDVVFANRPDCNTPMEEIVRAMTHVINHGMSMYWGTSRWSAMEIMEAYSVARQFNLIPPVCEQXEYHLFQRDKVEMQLPELYHKIGVGVVSWSPLACGIITGKYENGIPESSRASLKSYQWLKEKILSEDGRKQQAKLKELTHIAERLSCTLPQLAIAWCLRNEGVSSVLLGTSNPAQLTENLGAIQVLPKITAQVASDIDKILGNRPHSKKDYHH